In Anabrus simplex isolate iqAnaSimp1 chromosome 14, ASM4041472v1, whole genome shotgun sequence, a genomic segment contains:
- the LOC136885632 gene encoding zinc finger protein 716 has translation MTLFSKPPLKVKSLERDPRDHQGCHTSRTPSVNWHVVHIATRRGQQIVSDDDDDDDDDDDEESAEINSKISFKEQYGIEGLHILEINSHQRMAESGTERGKDVHCEDKTYVPPNGLEIFINPDPSRERVDKCPICLKTFPFPGHLRRHMLLHSSECLKCNKEDEHLNGVNTNQQIEELGSPGCRCTHSSTLDEDTIDRSVAFSAQERQQRSLSMLTRRSAKYRNPDKHTCSICHTEFNCPYSLKKHLIAHRGDRRLACQFCNKRFAERAVLNRHLVVHTGQKKYTCDTCKKVFSFRSSFKRHILMHSMPS, from the exons atgactctcttctccaaaccaccATTGAAGGTGAAGTCCTTGGAAAGAGACCCAAGGGAccaccaaggatgtcatacatcaagaactccttcggtgaactggcatgtggttcatatagcaacacgAAGAGGCCAACAGATC gtgtctgatgatgatgatgatgatgatgatgacgatgatgaagagTCTGCAGAGATCAACTCGAAAATATCGTTTAAGGAACAATATGG cATTGAAGGACTACACATCTTGGAGATAAACTCTCATCAGAGAATGGCTGAAAGTGGAACTGAAAGAGGTAAAGATGTTCATTGTGAAGACAAGACTTACGTTCCTCCTAATGGCCTAGAAATTTTCATCAACCCAGACCCTTCAAGAGAGAGAGTTGATAAATGTCCCATCTGCCTCAAAACATTTCCTTTCCCGGGTCATCTCAGGAGACATATGCTGCTCCATTCTAGCGAGTGTCTGAAATGTAACAAGGAAGACGAACACTTGAATGGTGTGAACACCAACCAACAGATTGAAGAGTTGGGCAGTCCTGGCTGTCGCTGTACACATTCATCAACATTAGATGAGGATACCATTGATCGTTCCGTAGCATTCTCGGCTCAGGAGCGGCAACAAAGATCTCTTTCTATGCTAACCAGACGTTCAGCAAAATACAGAAATCCTGATAAACATACCTGCAGTATTTGTCATACAGAATTCAATTGTCCATACAGTTTAAAGAAACACTTGATTGCTCACAGAGGTGACAGGCGGTTAGCTTGCCAGTTTTGTAACAAGAGGTTTGCGGAAAGGGCTGTACTTAACAGACACTTGGTTGTTCACACAGGTCAGAAGAAGTACACTTGTGATACTTGTAAAAAGGTGTTCTCGTTTCGCTCTAGCTTTAAAAGGCACATCTTGATGCATAGCATGCCTAGTTGA